The following are encoded in a window of Salinibacter grassmerensis genomic DNA:
- a CDS encoding sensor histidine kinase produces MLNSFYAKLSALFLVLIVGLGVILATFGVRAAGQYANEVEQKLNRTLAEEMVPRFEPHLKDSIDTEAIEATIQDMTGINRRIEIYLLERDGTLKASFAVPDARIEQRRIDLAPVRQFMEGGDLPVLGDDPMAAGTGKPFSAARIEIMGNAGCYLYVILGSEQYASVASMVGESYILQTALWGLGLVILVTAGVGLLLFRRLTQRLRAMQDAVADFEAGAYGRRVDVASNDEIGRLGTCFNRMADNLEETMEELQQADRMRRELVANVSHDLRSPIASIQGYLETVHMKDGDLASQERQRYVKTALRNTKRLNTLVNELFELSKLETKQVEPTIESFPIAELVQDVAMQYEPRAEGQAVDLRHDLPERHARVEADIGLVERALSNLIDNAIHYTPEGGEVRVRLDNGQGEVCVEVEDTGPGIPPDDLPHIFERFYRVDKSRDRDKGGAGLGLAIAKTILELHERTLEVDSTVGEGTIFRFRLPVEEDVQPA; encoded by the coding sequence ATGCTCAACAGCTTCTACGCCAAGCTGAGCGCCCTCTTCCTCGTGCTGATCGTGGGGCTCGGGGTCATCCTTGCCACCTTTGGGGTGCGGGCCGCCGGGCAATACGCCAACGAGGTGGAGCAGAAGCTCAACCGCACCCTGGCGGAGGAGATGGTCCCCCGCTTCGAGCCGCACCTGAAAGACAGCATCGACACGGAGGCGATCGAGGCGACCATCCAGGACATGACCGGCATCAACCGGCGCATCGAGATCTACCTGCTGGAGCGCGACGGGACCCTGAAGGCGTCGTTCGCGGTGCCCGACGCCCGGATCGAGCAGCGCCGCATCGACCTTGCGCCCGTGCGCCAGTTCATGGAGGGCGGGGACCTTCCCGTACTCGGCGACGACCCGATGGCCGCGGGGACGGGGAAGCCGTTCTCGGCCGCCCGCATCGAGATTATGGGCAATGCGGGCTGCTACCTCTACGTCATTCTGGGTAGTGAGCAGTACGCTTCGGTGGCCAGCATGGTGGGGGAGAGCTACATCCTGCAGACGGCCCTCTGGGGCCTCGGGCTCGTCATCCTCGTGACGGCCGGGGTGGGCCTGCTGCTGTTTCGGCGCCTGACGCAGCGCCTGCGGGCCATGCAGGACGCAGTGGCCGATTTTGAGGCGGGCGCGTACGGGCGCCGCGTGGACGTGGCCTCGAACGACGAGATCGGGCGGCTTGGCACGTGCTTCAACCGCATGGCCGACAACCTGGAAGAGACCATGGAGGAGTTGCAGCAGGCCGACCGCATGCGGCGTGAACTGGTCGCGAACGTGTCGCATGACCTGCGCAGTCCCATCGCGTCCATTCAGGGATACCTGGAGACCGTTCACATGAAGGACGGCGATCTCGCCTCGCAGGAGCGCCAGCGATACGTGAAGACGGCTCTCCGGAATACGAAACGCCTCAACACGCTCGTGAACGAGCTCTTTGAGCTGTCGAAGCTGGAGACGAAGCAGGTCGAGCCGACGATCGAGTCGTTCCCTATCGCCGAGCTCGTGCAGGACGTGGCGATGCAGTACGAGCCCCGGGCCGAGGGGCAGGCGGTCGACCTGCGCCACGACCTGCCGGAGCGCCACGCCCGTGTGGAGGCCGATATCGGTCTCGTGGAGCGGGCCCTGTCCAACCTCATCGACAACGCCATCCACTACACCCCCGAGGGAGGTGAGGTCCGCGTTCGGCTCGACAATGGGCAGGGAGAGGTCTGTGTGGAGGTGGAGGACACGGGGCCCGGCATTCCGCCGGACGACCTGCCGCACATCTTCGAGCGCTTCTACCGGGTCGACAAGAGCCGGGATCGGGACAAAGGGGGGGCGGGCCTCGGCCTCGCCATCGCGAAGACGATCCTGGAGCTCCACGAGCGCACCCTGGAAGTGGACAGTACAGTGGGAGAGGGGACTATTTTCCGGTTCCGTCTACCTGTAGAGGAAGATGTGCAACCGGCGTGA
- a CDS encoding spondin domain-containing protein has product MTLHSSPARLVFALLLIAGVGGLLIGCDSNGGMSGPENQSPSAGISLDSRSGLTAALSGAGSVDEDGEITSYEWTFGDGSSGSGETVVHEYDSDGTYTAELIVSDGEGAADTTQMDVMVSRTPTTFDVTIENVGGVTPITKSGVFTPADEATGNNMPPLTPGEAFEFSFEVGQSELPQTGMALSFASMFIQSNDAYYAFGPGGLPLFKEGDDPNTDRDNTPIGLNGPDNVTDEVGLYDAGTEVDQQPGAASSNNQAPRQDAFDQGPNENGTVTLIEDINEDGDLEDDANGNGQLDTDNNEFKYPATDDVLDVTVSSQMDDETGSIQFTVRIENTGGPTTVNGAPFVISPGTFAAHFDQTPGGDEVAFPGHNAGQGAAAGPGIEAIAEDGRPTGKLDSDTKPGEPAGNHFATLSGLTGVTVPLSPGAYAAHTDAVQAFATGESASPGIEGVAEDGTPGTLGSELEASGSDDIRDAGVFNTPDAAGEAGPLAPGNSYSFEVDAQPGERLSFATMYIQSNDLFYGVQPEGLPLFSNDAPLNGAMTEEVILYDAGTEGDEEPGTGLNQAPRQSGADTGPEGEGSIVEVTNTDSDRFLENDGFAYEETENVVKVTITPQN; this is encoded by the coding sequence ATGACTTTGCATTCGTCTCCAGCACGTCTCGTTTTTGCGCTCTTGTTGATTGCCGGGGTCGGGGGACTCCTCATTGGATGCGACTCGAATGGGGGCATGTCTGGCCCTGAGAATCAGTCGCCGTCCGCAGGCATCTCCCTTGACTCTCGCAGTGGACTGACCGCCGCCCTCAGCGGTGCGGGCAGCGTCGACGAGGACGGTGAAATCACATCCTATGAATGGACCTTTGGCGATGGGAGTAGCGGGTCCGGCGAAACGGTCGTCCACGAGTACGACAGCGATGGCACGTATACGGCTGAACTGATTGTCAGCGACGGCGAAGGAGCGGCGGACACCACGCAGATGGACGTGATGGTGAGCCGCACGCCGACGACCTTCGACGTGACGATTGAGAACGTCGGGGGCGTGACGCCGATCACCAAGAGCGGTGTGTTTACGCCCGCGGATGAGGCCACCGGCAACAACATGCCGCCGCTCACGCCGGGTGAGGCATTCGAGTTTTCCTTCGAGGTGGGGCAGAGCGAGCTTCCCCAGACCGGAATGGCTCTTTCCTTTGCGTCGATGTTCATCCAGTCAAACGACGCCTACTATGCCTTCGGCCCGGGCGGGTTGCCGCTCTTCAAGGAAGGTGACGACCCCAACACCGACCGCGACAACACCCCCATCGGCCTGAACGGCCCTGACAACGTGACTGATGAGGTGGGCCTGTACGACGCTGGGACGGAGGTCGATCAGCAGCCCGGTGCTGCGAGTAGCAACAACCAGGCACCGCGCCAGGACGCCTTCGACCAGGGCCCGAACGAGAACGGAACGGTCACGCTCATTGAGGACATCAACGAGGATGGTGATCTTGAGGATGACGCTAACGGCAACGGGCAGTTGGACACAGACAACAACGAGTTCAAATATCCGGCCACTGACGATGTGCTCGACGTGACAGTGAGCAGCCAGATGGACGACGAGACCGGAAGCATCCAGTTTACCGTCCGGATCGAGAACACCGGGGGCCCGACGACTGTCAACGGGGCGCCCTTCGTGATCTCCCCGGGCACCTTTGCTGCCCACTTCGACCAGACGCCGGGCGGCGACGAGGTGGCCTTCCCAGGGCACAACGCTGGCCAAGGCGCGGCCGCGGGACCGGGCATCGAGGCCATTGCCGAGGATGGGCGGCCGACGGGGAAGCTCGACTCGGATACGAAGCCCGGTGAGCCCGCCGGTAACCACTTCGCGACGCTGAGCGGCCTCACCGGCGTCACGGTGCCTCTCTCCCCGGGAGCATATGCCGCTCATACCGACGCCGTTCAAGCGTTTGCGACGGGGGAAAGCGCCTCCCCCGGCATCGAGGGCGTCGCAGAAGACGGCACGCCAGGGACCCTTGGGAGCGAGCTTGAGGCATCAGGAAGCGACGATATCCGGGACGCGGGTGTCTTCAACACGCCCGATGCCGCAGGGGAAGCAGGCCCGCTCGCACCGGGCAACAGCTACTCCTTCGAGGTCGACGCGCAGCCCGGCGAGCGCCTCTCATTCGCGACGATGTACATCCAGTCGAATGACCTCTTCTACGGCGTTCAGCCGGAGGGGCTGCCGCTCTTCTCCAACGACGCTCCGCTGAATGGTGCTATGACGGAGGAGGTGATCCTCTACGACGCGGGGACTGAGGGCGATGAGGAGCCGGGGACCGGTCTCAACCAAGCCCCGCGCCAGTCTGGTGCGGACACGGGGCCGGAGGGTGAGGGAAGCATCGTCGAGGTGACCAATACCGACAGCGATCGCTTCCTCGAAAACGATGGGTTCGCGTACGAGGAGACCGAGAACGTGGTGAAGGTGACGATCACGCCGCAGAACTGA
- a CDS encoding carboxypeptidase M32 gives MSTPVEDLRTHLAPIEDLKSAAAVLTWDQETHMPDGGAEARAQQLSTLQSTAHERFVDDQTGVLLDQAADAVDDTDPLDPDAALIRVTRRDYERAVRVPSSLVAELSKAKSQAQQAWKQARQNDDFSRFAPHLETLVDLSVEKAEAIGYENEPYDALLTEYEPGRTTAEVVTLFDTLRDALVPLVDTIDNAPQINNEILRGTYPQSEQRAFGRSVIADFGYDLDRGRQDVSAHPFTMSFSPDDVRLTTRYDEDNVGSALFSTIHEAGHGLYEQGIDPSLARTPLGDGTSLSIHESQARLWENHVGRSRPFWRHYLPALKDHFPDALGGVALEPFYRAINRVEPSLIRVEADEVTYHLHVMLRFELERGLIDGALSVNDLPSRWNEAMDASLGVVPDTDTNGVLQDVHWSQGAFGYFPTYTLGTLTAAQLMDTIEDDLPGLPAHIADGDFAPLLDWLRARVHRHGRKLTAPGILERATGDNLSADPWLEYAHEKFGGLYGLS, from the coding sequence ATGTCCACCCCCGTCGAGGATCTCCGCACTCACCTCGCCCCCATCGAAGACCTGAAGTCTGCCGCCGCGGTGCTCACCTGGGACCAGGAGACCCACATGCCGGACGGCGGCGCGGAGGCCCGGGCCCAGCAACTCTCCACCCTCCAGTCCACCGCCCACGAGCGGTTCGTGGACGACCAGACCGGCGTATTGCTCGACCAAGCGGCCGACGCCGTCGACGACACCGATCCGCTCGATCCCGACGCGGCGCTCATCCGCGTCACCCGCCGCGACTACGAACGGGCCGTGCGCGTCCCGTCGTCGCTCGTCGCGGAGCTGTCGAAGGCCAAGTCCCAGGCCCAACAGGCGTGGAAGCAAGCCCGGCAGAACGACGACTTCTCGCGGTTTGCTCCCCACCTGGAAACGCTCGTGGACTTGTCCGTGGAGAAGGCCGAAGCCATCGGCTACGAGAATGAGCCGTACGACGCCCTCCTGACGGAGTACGAGCCGGGCCGCACCACCGCCGAGGTCGTGACGCTATTCGATACCTTGCGCGACGCCCTCGTCCCCCTCGTCGACACCATCGACAATGCGCCACAGATCAATAATGAGATTCTTCGCGGCACCTACCCGCAGTCCGAGCAGCGGGCTTTCGGGCGGTCGGTGATCGCGGACTTCGGGTACGACCTCGACCGGGGGCGGCAGGACGTGTCGGCCCACCCGTTCACGATGTCCTTCTCGCCGGACGACGTGCGCCTTACCACACGCTACGACGAGGACAACGTGGGGTCGGCCCTGTTCTCCACGATCCACGAGGCCGGGCATGGCCTGTACGAACAGGGCATCGACCCGTCGCTCGCCCGCACGCCGCTGGGGGACGGGACCTCGCTCAGCATCCACGAGTCACAGGCGCGCCTCTGGGAGAACCACGTGGGCCGCAGCCGCCCGTTCTGGCGCCACTACCTGCCAGCCCTGAAAGACCACTTCCCTGACGCCCTCGGCGGCGTGGCCCTGGAGCCGTTCTACCGTGCCATCAACCGGGTGGAGCCGTCCCTCATTCGTGTGGAGGCCGACGAGGTGACCTACCACCTGCACGTCATGCTCCGCTTCGAGCTGGAACGCGGCCTCATCGACGGAGCCCTCTCCGTCAACGACCTGCCCAGCCGGTGGAACGAGGCGATGGACGCCTCCCTCGGCGTGGTGCCCGACACGGACACCAACGGCGTGCTGCAGGACGTGCACTGGTCGCAGGGCGCCTTCGGGTACTTCCCCACCTACACGCTCGGGACCCTCACGGCGGCCCAACTCATGGACACCATCGAGGACGACCTGCCGGGCCTGCCGGCGCACATTGCCGACGGCGACTTTGCCCCGCTGCTCGACTGGCTCCGCGCCCGTGTCCACCGACACGGCCGCAAACTCACCGCGCCGGGCATCCTGGAGCGCGCCACCGGAGACAACCTGTCGGCCGATCCGTGGCTGGAGTACGCCCACGAGAAATTCGGGGGCCTGTACGGCCTGTCATAA
- a CDS encoding CPBP family intramembrane glutamic endopeptidase: MTFLSEGKSLEGDANEPPDADFDSSSTALARIRVRHLALWAAFSLFGVVGLLIAFGLEPGGDVSERMLGMGVIGLMTVGWLSYALWKQELDLRALFGPLPSWPSAWGLALVGVLAVDLLNSAEFHLLVPWLEQVAPWLADRYVMNAVEAPAGASAYLRLIASVVIAAPLLEEFLFRGVVYQRWAYAWDRPALALGAAAVPFALLHGHVLGAFVFAGVTTLLYLHTRSLWVPIGMHAVGNASALLGGIPTEAGFEFVTGGARTGAFGWACLAVSGLLLAWFLRRCGPALYEPLPYAAHERAANRPRAAQNP; the protein is encoded by the coding sequence ATGACGTTTCTGTCCGAAGGGAAATCCCTAGAAGGAGATGCGAACGAGCCCCCAGATGCAGATTTCGATTCCTCCTCGACGGCCCTGGCCCGCATTCGCGTGCGTCACCTTGCCCTCTGGGCCGCGTTCTCGCTTTTCGGGGTGGTGGGGCTGCTGATCGCATTCGGGCTTGAGCCTGGGGGGGACGTGTCGGAACGCATGTTGGGGATGGGTGTCATCGGGCTTATGACCGTCGGGTGGCTCAGTTATGCCCTTTGGAAACAGGAATTGGACTTGCGCGCGCTGTTTGGCCCGCTTCCGTCGTGGCCCTCGGCGTGGGGACTCGCTCTAGTCGGCGTTCTTGCGGTCGATCTTCTGAACAGCGCCGAGTTTCACCTGCTCGTTCCTTGGCTGGAGCAGGTCGCCCCCTGGCTGGCCGACCGGTACGTGATGAATGCCGTGGAGGCGCCCGCGGGAGCGAGTGCGTATCTTCGCCTGATTGCCTCGGTCGTGATTGCGGCCCCACTTCTGGAAGAGTTCCTCTTCCGAGGCGTGGTGTATCAGCGCTGGGCCTACGCCTGGGATCGCCCGGCCCTCGCGCTGGGGGCTGCCGCCGTGCCGTTCGCGTTGCTGCACGGCCACGTTCTCGGTGCATTTGTCTTCGCGGGGGTGACCACGCTTCTCTACCTTCACACTCGCAGCCTTTGGGTCCCCATTGGGATGCACGCCGTCGGGAACGCGAGTGCTCTACTCGGGGGGATTCCGACGGAAGCCGGATTCGAGTTCGTCACAGGTGGGGCGCGTACCGGGGCCTTCGGATGGGCCTGTCTGGCCGTGTCGGGACTCCTCCTGGCCTGGTTCCTCAGGCGGTGCGGCCCGGCGCTTTATGAGCCGCTTCCGTACGCCGCGCATGAGCGCGCTGCGAACCGGCCGCGCGCTGCCCAGAATCCGTAG
- a CDS encoding DUF5687 family protein yields the protein MSYFSLLRHQWHAVGPRASSARTALQIGGAVFLLLLVAGAGVWAEAWIRAFRPGANPVRWVSSLGLPLGALYVVGRSYQSPLGLRPYLPLPVRSTRLVRFALTYALLHPINVVLLALGVGFWAQTVMPAHAWGASLAYGGGALLGLGSATHLARLFARALARRPLRVALLVAGGGLVGWAGVATGTVPVLAYSEWLFVGGLEFRPVPIMLLAGTYGGALMLHRRHVRRRLSLDDTRGERKAGTDPAGEEGDPQPTAPEVGMLSRAIDRLLPLGSQRGVDRGFRDANSKIWALLAVEWRLVSRNRQPRRLGILLAFPPLVALIGGLGAATSGTMAYEGSTLFIWGVTVGGWVVDYGGRLFGWEGARLQGILTREVQVRELLRAKVAALVLGTLVLWVIPLPVFALVSPAALGLHAAFLVYILGWGVPVMVVTAPLARTPIDLNSRGVFSGTGLGGRYVSTIALLCLPAVGLFVWADTTFRFALGLAILGGISGLLTPLWMRVLRVAWRRYRHDMLAAFREADR from the coding sequence GTGAGCTATTTTTCCTTGCTCCGCCACCAGTGGCATGCCGTGGGTCCAAGAGCGTCTTCGGCACGAACGGCCCTGCAGATCGGAGGGGCGGTCTTCCTTTTGTTGCTTGTGGCGGGGGCGGGCGTGTGGGCCGAGGCGTGGATCCGAGCATTTCGGCCCGGCGCAAACCCAGTCCGGTGGGTAAGCTCGCTGGGGCTTCCGCTCGGGGCGCTCTATGTCGTCGGGCGCAGCTACCAGTCCCCGCTGGGACTGCGGCCGTATTTGCCTCTCCCCGTCCGGTCGACCCGGCTGGTCCGCTTCGCGCTGACATATGCCCTGCTCCACCCGATCAATGTCGTGCTTCTCGCGCTCGGTGTGGGGTTCTGGGCGCAAACCGTGATGCCGGCTCACGCCTGGGGGGCGAGTCTAGCGTACGGAGGGGGCGCGTTGCTCGGACTCGGAAGTGCCACTCATCTTGCTCGTCTGTTTGCGCGAGCCCTGGCGCGGCGTCCGCTCCGGGTCGCGCTGCTCGTGGCGGGCGGAGGACTGGTCGGGTGGGCGGGCGTGGCCACAGGAACGGTGCCTGTGCTTGCCTACTCCGAGTGGCTGTTTGTCGGGGGGCTGGAGTTTCGCCCAGTGCCGATAATGCTCCTCGCCGGGACGTACGGCGGCGCCCTGATGCTGCATCGGCGCCACGTGCGGCGGCGTCTCTCCCTGGACGATACACGAGGCGAGCGGAAGGCAGGCACGGACCCGGCTGGGGAAGAGGGCGACCCGCAGCCGACGGCGCCGGAGGTCGGAATGTTGAGTCGGGCCATAGACCGTCTACTGCCGCTCGGGAGTCAACGTGGCGTGGACAGAGGATTCAGAGATGCGAATTCCAAAATCTGGGCGCTCCTAGCGGTGGAGTGGCGCCTCGTAAGCCGCAACCGGCAGCCGCGACGCCTGGGTATATTACTGGCCTTCCCCCCGCTCGTCGCCCTCATTGGAGGCCTCGGGGCCGCCACCTCGGGAACGATGGCCTACGAAGGATCCACACTCTTCATCTGGGGCGTCACCGTTGGGGGCTGGGTGGTTGACTACGGAGGGCGGCTATTCGGGTGGGAAGGAGCGCGTCTGCAGGGAATTCTGACGCGGGAGGTCCAGGTTCGAGAGCTGCTAAGGGCGAAGGTGGCTGCGCTCGTGCTCGGCACGCTGGTGCTCTGGGTCATCCCGCTTCCGGTCTTCGCTCTGGTGAGCCCTGCGGCTCTGGGGCTCCACGCCGCATTTTTGGTCTACATCCTCGGCTGGGGCGTGCCTGTGATGGTCGTGACGGCCCCGTTGGCCCGGACTCCCATCGACCTCAATAGTCGCGGGGTCTTCAGCGGGACAGGCCTTGGGGGACGATACGTCAGCACGATCGCCCTCCTGTGCCTTCCGGCGGTCGGGCTCTTCGTGTGGGCCGACACCACGTTCCGTTTTGCTTTGGGCCTGGCGATTCTTGGCGGCATCTCGGGCCTCCTCACGCCCCTGTGGATGCGTGTGCTCCGGGTTGCATGGCGACGATACCGACACGACATGCTGGCTGCCTTTCGTGAGGCGGACAGGTAG
- a CDS encoding DUF5687 family protein, whose translation MPLWRVLRHRLCAFRRVPFFERRALSVILGGFMALYLGGGLVLFGLFFDDLVQSVAPGRDPLLVASRGLLPLGLLYAAVRVFIESGLGVDVRPYLALPLRRSVLAGVGTVVALFSLWNAVPLAFIVTVGVEAAVEGALGPALRFGLVSVGVLAVVTYAVPMLRRLVSRHPLFAVTGVLLVVGSVGLEAVDAVAGAASLLDLSGWMLGGTVDGRLGPTVATILVLGGIGGGYVRWLRTEMDLDRGTRTTSSPGQASDRLGPLTAYGPAAREAVLELRLVLRNSKPRLSLFSTLLIAGAVAFLGYVVGSWAGLRELLSGTQLLNTALWQGLFGTGAFVLFHGVNGFSWEGGHFEATMARPVSVQNRIDGKLLLLGASVVLCFLVPLPVFVATGSPVWALHAAFGLYNLGVLVPAAVAGATFNRKALVLDNSMLIEANVSAGRIAIALPVMVLPIGLLGLLPDVGEALMLIGGLGGVSLVALPLWRRGLTALYRRNRHAMARGFRASRE comes from the coding sequence ATGCCGCTCTGGAGAGTCCTTCGTCACCGCCTCTGCGCGTTCCGCCGCGTGCCATTTTTTGAGCGACGGGCCCTTTCGGTCATCCTGGGCGGGTTTATGGCCCTGTATCTGGGCGGGGGGCTGGTGCTTTTTGGGCTGTTTTTCGACGATCTGGTGCAGAGCGTAGCGCCAGGCCGCGATCCGCTGCTCGTGGCGAGCCGCGGGTTGCTGCCGCTGGGCCTCCTCTACGCCGCGGTGCGGGTGTTCATCGAGTCGGGGCTCGGGGTCGACGTGCGGCCGTACCTGGCGCTGCCGCTCCGACGGTCCGTTCTCGCGGGCGTCGGGACCGTGGTGGCCCTGTTCAGCCTGTGGAATGCGGTGCCGCTGGCCTTCATCGTGACGGTCGGCGTGGAGGCGGCAGTGGAAGGGGCCCTGGGGCCCGCATTGCGGTTTGGTCTCGTCAGTGTGGGCGTCCTGGCGGTGGTGACGTACGCGGTGCCGATGTTGCGACGGCTGGTTTCACGACATCCCTTATTTGCCGTCACGGGCGTGCTGCTCGTCGTGGGAAGCGTCGGCCTCGAAGCGGTTGACGCTGTAGCGGGAGCCGCCTCACTGCTCGATCTGTCGGGATGGATGCTGGGAGGAACCGTGGACGGACGCTTGGGGCCCACCGTCGCTACGATCCTCGTGCTGGGCGGGATTGGGGGCGGGTACGTTCGGTGGCTACGGACGGAAATGGACCTCGATCGGGGGACGCGAACGACATCGTCTCCCGGTCAGGCCAGTGATCGGCTCGGCCCTCTCACCGCGTACGGTCCGGCGGCGCGGGAGGCCGTGTTGGAATTGCGGCTCGTTCTGCGGAACTCGAAGCCCCGGCTCTCACTCTTTTCGACCCTACTCATTGCGGGAGCGGTTGCGTTTCTGGGCTACGTTGTCGGCAGCTGGGCGGGGCTGCGTGAGTTGCTCTCCGGCACCCAACTGCTGAACACGGCACTCTGGCAGGGGCTCTTTGGGACGGGCGCGTTCGTCCTCTTCCACGGAGTCAACGGGTTCAGTTGGGAGGGCGGACACTTCGAGGCAACAATGGCCCGTCCGGTATCGGTGCAGAACCGGATCGATGGGAAACTGCTCCTCCTCGGCGCGAGCGTCGTCTTGTGTTTCCTGGTTCCACTGCCGGTGTTCGTCGCCACGGGCAGCCCCGTCTGGGCGCTCCATGCCGCCTTCGGCCTCTACAACCTCGGCGTCCTGGTGCCCGCGGCGGTGGCCGGGGCTACGTTCAACCGAAAAGCCCTGGTGCTGGATAACAGCATGCTGATTGAGGCGAATGTCTCGGCGGGCCGTATTGCCATTGCGTTGCCCGTGATGGTTCTGCCCATTGGTCTTCTTGGGCTGCTTC